The Deltaproteobacteria bacterium GWA2_45_12 nucleotide sequence CTAGGCGATCTATATGGCAAATATGGCGACAGACTATTGGAACAGAATGTCCGCTGCTTTCTGCAGGCGCGGGGCAAGGTCAATAAGGGGATGCGTTCCACTATTATCAATGATCCTGAAATGTTCTTTGCCTACAACAATGGAATTACGGCTACAGCCCGTGAGGTGATTGCCGAACCCAAGGCGGATGGGATCTATATCAGAGAAATTAAAGACCTCCAGATTGTAAATGGTGGGCAGACCACGGCGTCGCTGTTTCATACAAGCAGGAAGGATAAAGCCCCTCTCGAAAAAATATTCGTGCAGATGAAGCTCTCCGTGGTGGATAGTGAAAAAGGTGAAGAGGTCATTCCAAGAATCTCTGAATATGCCAATACGCAAAACAAAGTTAATGCGGCGGATTTTTTCTCCAACCACCCCTTCCATATAAGGATGGAGGAATTTTCTCGACGCCTCTGGGCACCACCTCAGCAAAGCGCATTGCGCGAAAGCAAATGGTTTTACGAACGCGCCAGGGGGCAATATTCCGATGCACAGGCGAAAATTTCAAAAGCTGAGAAAAAGAAATTTCTTGCCGAATTTCCATCATCCCAGATGTTCGCCAAGACTGACTTGGCGAAATTTGAGAATGTATGGGAAGACAAGCCGACCTATGTAAATCTTGGGGCGCAGAAAAACTTTGCACAGTACGCAAAAAGGATTGGGCAGGAGTGGGCAAAGAATCCCGATAATTTCAATGAACTCTATTACAAGCGAGCTATCGCGAGGGCGATCCTGTTCAAAAAAACGGAAAGAATTGTGTCCACGCAGTCATGGTACAGCGGTGGCTACAGAGCAAACATTGTGGCTTATACCCTGGCTCTGCTTTCCAAGCTATGCGCTGATATGGGCAAATCATTCGATTTCATGAAGGTGTGGGAAATACAGGACATTACGGACGTGATGAGGGACGCAATTGAAATAACCGCCAAGGTCGTGTTTGACGGCATCATGACCCCAATAGCCGGAATTTCAAATATTTCGGAGTGGTGCAAGAAGGAAGCATGCTGGGATCGCCTTCAACTGAAGACCGGCGAATTAAAGTCTTTGCTTCCCAAGCCGTTTTTAAACGGCCTCGTTGATAAAGAAAATATTGTCGAAGAGGTAAAGTCAGCGGCCAAAGTTCAGAAAATTGATAACGGAATTGAAGCGCAGAAAAAAGTAATGGGCATTCCTGCCGCGAAATGGCAACAAATCATGGTCGATGGCAATAAGAAAAATATTTTCTCGCCAATGGAAACAGGGATTCTTCAGGTTGCATCACAGATACCCGCCAAAACCCCATCTGAGAAACAATCGATCATACTGATTGACGTACTGGCAAAGGCCGCCCTT carries:
- a CDS encoding AIPR family protein, which produces MSMDIEEFFHDFRQDLLSSAETREDFLEAEFALSATRELEESGAIEGFEPCHYKAPRGMRVDGYWLNDDGISIDLFIVDFANREVLESLTRSDVNALFKRIENFFTACALKGLYSELEETSLGYGLARDISGRATTFAKVNFYLLSERLLSEKVQAIEDKLYQGWTFTYNIWDIARLHRIKTSRGAKEEVVIDFESMFGEGIPCLPAHIKSADYESYLMVMPATILGDLYGKYGDRLLEQNVRCFLQARGKVNKGMRSTIINDPEMFFAYNNGITATAREVIAEPKADGIYIREIKDLQIVNGGQTTASLFHTSRKDKAPLEKIFVQMKLSVVDSEKGEEVIPRISEYANTQNKVNAADFFSNHPFHIRMEEFSRRLWAPPQQSALRESKWFYERARGQYSDAQAKISKAEKKKFLAEFPSSQMFAKTDLAKFENVWEDKPTYVNLGAQKNFAQYAKRIGQEWAKNPDNFNELYYKRAIARAILFKKTERIVSTQSWYSGGYRANIVAYTLALLSKLCADMGKSFDFMKVWEIQDITDVMRDAIEITAKVVFDGIMTPIAGISNISEWCKKEACWDRLQLKTGELKSLLPKPFLNGLVDKENIVEEVKSAAKVQKIDNGIEAQKKVMGIPAAKWQQIMVDGNKKNIFSPMETGILQVASQIPAKTPSEKQSIILIDVLAKAALEGIN